The sequence AGCTTTCAGTCTGACAGCCTGACTAGAACCtcctgagagaccctgagccaaaGGCATTCACCCAAGCCACAGAAACTGactagtaaatgtttattgttttcagtTGCTAAGTTCTGGGgtaatttgttttataatagaTAATACGGATTTTTATACCTGGAAATAAGATGCTATTGtaacaaaaatctaaaatgtgGGAATGGCTTTAGGGAGTTTTAGTGAAAACTTAGTGTCCTGAATATGCCCAATATGTAGAATTTTGGACTTAAAGAGGGTTGCCTGTGACAGTTTAAAAGAAAGTGAGGAAAAACTTCACTGgaaattgaagaaaaggaaatccttGCAATATAGGAGCACAAAGTTTAGCAACAATTTCATCCGTAAGGCCAGGcccagtgactcatgcctgtaatcgtaacactttgggaggtcaaggcgggaggattgcttgaggtcaggagttagagaccagcctgatcaagagcaagaccccatctctacaaaaaatacaaaaattagccaggcatggtgatgcacggctatagtcccagctaatcgaggctgagacaggaagattgtttaagcccaggagtctgaggttgcagtgagctatgatcacgccactgcactctaccctgggtgacagagtgagaccctgtctcaaaaaaaaaaaaaaaaaaaaaaaaagacatatgtaGTTACGTAAAAATTAGAGTATATGCCTACTAATGTATTGGGTGATCTAACTAAGGAGATTTCCAAGCAAAGTCCTAATGATGCCTCCTGGTTTCTTCTCGATGCGTATcgtaaaatataaaagaagagaaacaaattaagGAATTAAGGGAAGGACTATTAAACAAAAAGTTAGGTGGCCGGGCatagtagctcacacctgtaattctagtgctttgagaggccaaggcaggagatcCTCACTTGagtccatgagtttgaggttgctgtgagctaggctgacgccacggcactcactctagcccgggcaacaaagcaagactctgtctcaaaaaaaaaaaaaaaaaaaaaaaaaaaggattaaggGTATGTTTCACAGATCCTCTCAACTGAAAAATAGGGTCTCTAAGCAGCTTAAAGCTCATTAAGATATTCGTGAGCGTGGCTTTTTTCTAATGGTATGAATCCCAAGGAAATTCACAGGAGGCCCACAGAATCTTTTCagcatagctcactacaacctggaaatcccaggctcaagtgatcttcctgtctcagccttctgagcagctgggactatagatgtccgccaccatgcccagctaatttttctattttttttttttttttgtaaagacaggtctcactatgttgctcaggctagttgtgaactcctagcctcaagcaatccttctgcctcagcttacTAAAATGTTAGATTATAGGTGCGAGACATCATGCCCAGCCTCTACAAAATCGAAATCAGCAGAAACAAACCAGCTTGGACCAAGTGGGACAGAAACAGTGTGAAGTGAAAAGAAACCAGTGGATCCAAAATTCTACTGGAAAGAAGCAGGCTAAGAAAACTACTCAGTTGCAAACACATTCTAGCTTTCATGAAAAAGGAAGACTCAGAAGACAAAACCAAGAGTCCAGAGAGTGGAGACAAGAGCTATAGAGAATTATTCCTTTGCTTTGGGGCCTGATCAAAGAAACTCCAACACTTCCTGGATTTTGGAATAGCTAATGAAATCagtgacttctctgtgcctcctaTTTCCCCCTTTTTGTATAGGAATGTGTACAGTGGTTATCTAATACCCATTACCACTGTATGCGGGGCATGTGGGGAGCAGATAGCTTGTCTCTTCAGTTTCACAAATTGAGAGGAACAGTACACGAGGAGCTGTGCTTAAGGAATTACACCTAGGGAGCTCATCCAAACCTGGACCTAATTTAGGTAACAGAATTCTGGACTCTGAGCCAATGCTATAATGGGATGAGACTTTTGGAGACCTTGGATATTTTGCACAGAGTGATGTGAATCACTGGGGGCCAGAAAGCAGACTATGACAGGCAGTTTCTAAGATGTCCCCCTCCCAccttttttttagacagagtcttgctctgttgccccgggtaaAGTGCAGTaacatcatcataactcactgtacccccaaattcctgggctcaagcaatccccctgacttagcctcctgagtagctgggactataggtgtgcgccaaaacgcttggctaatttttctatttttagtggagacaggtcttactcttgctcaggctggtctcaaactcctgacctcaagcaatcctcccacttcagcctcccagaatgctaggattataggtgtgagctaccacacctagCCTGATGGCCTTCATTGATCCCTGCCCTTGGATAATTCCTCCCTCTTGAGTATGGGCTACATTTAGTGAATAGAGTGCAGCACAGGTTAACAGAACGTCAATTCTAAGATTAGGTTTCAGAACGACTATGGCTTCTGCTTAGGCACATGATCTCTTGCTCACTATGAGGGAAACTAGCTGCCATATTCTGAACTGTCCTATGGAGAGGCCCATGTAGCAAAGAACTGAGAGAAGCACCcaaccaacagccagcaaggaactaAGGCCTTCACAGTTTGGCAACCCATAAGGAACTGAATCATGCTGGTAACCACATAAGTGAGTTTAGAAATGAACCTTCCCATTTGAGCCTTCAGACAAGAACCTAGCCCTGGCCAACAGCATGACTGCTACCTTGTGGTAAACCTTGagccagaggacccagctaagctgtgcctggattcctgacccacagaaactattaTATAAACAAACAATGGAGGcagtttgttattttaagccactaagttttggagtaatttaTTATGATGCAATAGATAATATACTAGGTAACAAAATTACGTCATGATCTTCCTACACTCAGACTCTTGAAAGATTGATGTTCATTGTTTTTACCACCCAGGAATCTTTCCAGCCTTAAATCCTAAACTGAAAATTCTCACTTAACTCATCAAAAGATGATGGGTTAGTCTGGATATTTGCTTGAATACCAGAAAAGTCTGCACACAGAGGCTTACCCCCACCCTCTAAAGATGCAAAGATGTTGACACACTTTTCCATATAGCTAAAGACGAGCTCTTAGGAAATGAATCTGTACAATATGTTAGTGAAGAGCAAAAGACAATGATCCCTTGAAAAAGAGAATTATGGAGCTTTCCAAGGACCTGAAGAGAGAGATAAGATTACATGAAGAAAGGGGCCAAGAAACCAACCTTGTAGTTAGCATTTGCAATGTTTCTCGAACTATAGGTGAGAAACCGGGGTCAGGAATAGGCGAGCCCTCACTTATTTCCTCCAAAGGTGGAGTCTGAGGTAAAACATCAGGACGACCAATGTGAACGCCtggaaaaaagagaggaaaagatgggGTGGGGAAAATGCAAGGAAAAATAAGTAGCAACTTGGCTTTTCCTGCATGGAAATGGGGAGGAGAGGTCCTGGCCAGACAAGGTAAGGGCTCAGAAGGAAGACAGGCAGGGAGTACCCAGTCACTTGGGGACCCCAGCCCTAGCGCTGACCTGGCTCCACTTCCGCCTTTGTTGTCACTTGTGCCTTGTGTTCCCCAGAGACCGATGGCTGGTAAGTAATGCAGGAGTTGCCGCTGGGGCCTGCTCGCCGAGAGAAAGATGAGCCAGACCGAAACTTTTTGGAAGGAGAGGGCTTCACttcaaaagggaaagagagagcctCCTTAGCACCCACCTCAGAAACCATCACCAAGACACAGATACAAACTGCTAGTGTCCCCAACACACACCCAAAATTGTTCTTCTGAAAAGTGAGAGGAAAGGTTAATGTCAACAAAGGTGGGCTCTATGAACTACTACTGAGAGGATGGGGTTTCACTTTGGAAAGAAgcagaaaacctagaggaaaggTGATATACACACATCTCCCCCCTCCAACAAGCAACCCTGATGGCTTTGCTTCCACCTGATAAAATGTCCTCCATTCCATAATTCCCTTGTTCTTTAATGGTATACTCCAGTAAAACCTGACAAAGACTCTTTCACTCTACATCTTCTCAGCACTCATGCAAGCAGCACTGTGATAATTTACAATTGtttattaaccattttaaaaagactaaaatgaTTTTTTCGTGTCCCTTAAGACTGTCCGGTATGCCTCGGTCCTCTTTGCCTCACTAAGGGACTCTGGATGCCTATGATGAGGAGACTGGAAGCAGCATTTtagatttgtaaaaaaaaaagaaaaagaaaaaacaaaaaaaaaaacattggccCTTCCCAACCAAGAAAGTTGAGGGAAAGGACTAAGGACACCTGCTAAGCAGAAATCACTTCTCCAAGGTCTGAGAACTCCTTGGCACTTGGGATACACATGGAAAATAGAACACTGATAATATCCTCACCTATCTCTGTACATACAAGTCTGGCTCTGCCTATCTTAGCCTATGAACATGGATCCTACATGCACAACTACACATTTTTTTGCAATCCCACCAATTCCCCAGAAATGGCCCTCACCTCCACGACACATGTAGGGAGAGCCGGGGAAAAGCGGCAACTTGGAAACAACTGGACAGACAGAGTGCCTGACATGAGGATGAAAAGCAGCTCTGGAGGGGGGTAGGTAGAGAAGGAGAGGCCTCTGGCCCTGGCAGCTCTCTGACAGAAGTGTCCTGCCCCCTAACTCTTGGAGTAAGGGAGCCATTGGGGAGGGGTGTCATTTGGTAGAAATCACTTACAGGGAATCTTCTTGAACACTGTGTTGCACATGAAGCGCTGAAACCGTTCAGCATAGAAGCCTGGGCGATGTACCGATACGGTGTCCTACAAAGCAGAAGAGATGGCTACAGAGTTAAGAGAGAGGGAGGCCCAGCAAAAGGACCAACTCTAGTCCAAGGGCCATTTCCCTCTAGACTGAGACTCTAGCAGAAGGGTAAAAtctacaaatgaaataaataagtgGAAGAAATTGAGGGTGCAAATCACAAGTGGCAGATGCAGAAGTGGGGAGAAGAGCATCTAGCTATTGCTACTCACCCCATCATGTACCAGGGCTTTCCAAGAATGCTCCAACTTCTTAACAAACCTGCCAAGAAAAATTTTGTATCACACTCATAGTTTTTCAATGAATGACCTTAATAGTTTTCTACTTAAGGAGGGGCAATGGTAATAGAAAACCCAAAAAAGACAGAAGCCAGGAAAGCACATCCACTGGGGTACACTGGCTTTCCAAAGAACAGGCAGTGCTTGTTCAGCATGGAGACCAATATTGTTTCTAGGTAAGTCAATTATTCCCCCATGGGAAAAGGGTAGTTTATATTTCTGTGCCAAATCACAAacaagaatatttattataaaaggagACCTGGAGATGGGTAGTTAAAATTGGATAATACTCTGAACCAGTAAATCAGGTATCATCCAGTCCTCATTAGTACCTGAAACCTTACAGGAACAAAAGTGGGGTCTAACATTTCAAGCTCCTCCCTCATCATTATTACTTCACTATCTCTTAGTTCCATAGGCTAATACTTTTTATAGAACACAGCTACCCTCTTGTTTTTCCTCTGTGAAAAAGGGGAACATGTTTCCAGCTATATCCCAATGTGGAGCATGACTCATCTCACAGGTTTTTCACAAAGAGCCAGACAGATGGCATATTCCACCCTGGTGCTTCCAAGGACTGACTCAGCTTTCCACAGAAGGCATACATTACATGTGGGGAGATAACGGGGTATGAAAGCTAGGGAGAGAGGCAAAAACCAAGGAAATAAAACACTGGAAAACCAATGAGGTAAGAAGCCAGACTGCAACTCACTGTTCTTGCTTCAGGAAGAACTTGGTGACCAACccatctaaaagaaaaatatgagtgGCTATCTGCATGCCACTGTCTCCTAATTTGGGATCCATATGCTCCTCACCTGTAAGACTGCAGAATGTCAATGATGCCAATATAAAGCAGGAGCCTTTCTCCTTTACTATTCCGGGCAGGGATGCCACCCATACTGgggaagacaaaaagagaaaagaaaatttgttggCCAGAGTTGGTAGAGGCTTCTCCCAACCTTGAGTCAAATCAGGATATGGAAAAGACCTAAACTTTAACTGTTTCATCCTCCATGAATTTGGAGAGAGTGAGACTCTTCCTCCAATCCCAGGAACCACTCTGGAGTAagtattataatctcattttctccaaatatttgcCTAACTCTCCCACCCCAAAGAGAATCTAGTCACCACTACTCAGCAATTTTGGGAATGCTCCCCGAATTACCTCTAAACTTCCTCAGTACTTTCATACCTTAATTTGTGCCCACTAAGACACTCTTCTTGAGAATCATATTATAGGAACCTTAAAAATGAAACCACCTAAGACATTTATGATATTTCATTAACTATGTTTACTAGATACATGATGTAGAGAGACGCCTTACAAAGAAGTCTATAATAAATtgtttctgggccgggcgcggtggctcatgcctgtaatcctagcactctggaggccgaggtgggcggatcgtttgagctcaggagttcgagaccagcctgagcaagagcgagaccccatctctactaaaaatagaaagacattatatggacagctaaaaaatatatatagaaaaaattagccgggcatggtggtgcatgcctgtagtcccagctactcgggaggctgagacaggaggatcctttgagctcaggagtttgaggttgctgtgagctaggctgacgccacggcactcactctagcctgggcaacagagtgagactctgtctcaaaaaaaaataaataaataaataaaataaatagtttctGATATTCTAATATAATTTGCAGACATATCTAAGACTGAGTATAAATTTTTAAGCCTTTTCATCCTAAAAATACATCTCCTTCCCAGATGTATTACAAACCCCAAATTAAAGacatcttcctttccttttatatTCTTAAGAGTTCATTCTATAGCTCTATAAGCATTAATGTTGCTGACATAACTGCTGAATTAATACCACTCCACTCCTTCTTTCCAGGAGTGGGGTCCCTTCCTCAACAAAAGGTGCTATGAGCCTATGTTCTCCTTCCTGGTGCCCCTGAGCCCACTCACTGGTCATCGGTCTCCATGGTGCCACCCCGTCGAGCCTCGCCCTGGATGGATTCCATGGCCGTAGAATAGAGAGCCTTTTGGGGGGCTGGTCTGCGAGTGTCAACCAAGTATTGTGTTTCACAGCTTAGGGCCTCTCGTTGTGCATGATCTATGTTGTGGATTGACATCAAGAGACTATAGTCCATTATCTTGAAGCTCTGCAGCAcctaatggaaggaaaaaaacatgatCTGAGCCTTGGCGGAATATAAGGATATTTTTAAGGATCTGACAGCTTTCATGATCTAATTGTTGTTGATGGTAAACCTCTAGGGCTAATCATAGGATTATCTTTTGCTCCTCCCACTTCTTAGACAAGAGTATGTTAATCTTCTTTGGTCAGTCTTTATTTACATCCCCTTAGCTGGCTCTCATTTGAGTAAATACAAGTTATTTTTTCATGTCCCACTGCCCAGCCCAGTGGtcgccaacctttttggcaccagggaccagttttatggaagactctttttccatggactggggcgAGGATGCGGTaatggtggggagggggaggtttGGCAGacctctgcagcctggtccccaACAGGCCATGCACTGGTactaggggttggggaccacagggctAACCCATAAAACcctctttgttcttttcatgAATCTTTTCATGAAAAGAACACTACATTCTCAAGGGAACAAGGAATGCATATTTGTGCTACAAAGAATCCACAATAAGGGTCCAGTAAAAGTATACTTTGTGAAAGAGTAGATCTGTTGCAGGATCTTGTATGACCAGCTCCAATTCagttcaacatttattgaatacccacCATGTGTAGGCACTGTGCCTGCTTATAAGGATATAAAGACACCTGAGAAAGAGTTTCTGTCCTCGAGGAtattataaatttagaaagtgatacaaatgtaaaataaatgcagTATAGTCTACTATGTACAATAGAAGTATTTATATGACAGAGGAGTATAGAGAAGGTCAAGAAATGATATCTAAGACAATGATGTGATGGGTCATATTAAGGTCCAAGGACTACACATCCTATTGTTCTCAACCCCTTCTGCACCTGAGAACAAGGTGGCAAAGGGTATACTCCTGTAAGTTCCAGTAGCTCACTTTGGCAGTGTAGCTCAACTAAGTATGTCTTGGTAGGTGGGTGGAATAGGGGATAAAGTGAGTCTGGCATTGACTCTTATGTGCAGTCTGAAAAACCTATGGCCCCAATGGCTGAAAAGTCTCCATTCCTTGCAATCAAAGGAGACAAACTGAAATAGGCATTATCCTAAAGAGAGATGCAGAGTGAGCAAACAAGGTTAAAAAGATGGATAACATTATGCTCTAAGTAGAGGAAGATAATCCCACGAAAGCagtttgggggggaaaaaaaaagcagagatgcagaaaaaacagtAGGGAAAGGTGTcacaaaactcaaaagaaaatatgttaagaaAAGTGGAAATAGTCAACTGTCAAATGCTGCAGAAAttcaaggaaagactgagaagtACTCTCTATTTGGCATCTAGCTGGTCGTTGGGGAGAGTAGTTCTTTTGAAGTGGTGAGAGCAAAAGCCAGGACACAAAGGGTTGAGGGAGGAAtaagagatgagaaagaaaaaggagaaatggaacCATCAATTAGTCAAAGGCATTGAAAAAAATCCTCCTAAACTTAAGATAGAAAGGACTAGCTTGCCTgtatatggaaagaaaagagcCAGGAGGGACTAAAGctagaggagggagaggaaggaagtggTGAATGAGGTCCTAAAGAAGCAGGAGGAAATGGatctagaacagaaaaaggactgaCTTGAAATAAACTAGCAAGCTGAGAAGAAAGGAGATTAAGGATTTTTAAGTGTAGATACATTTATAAATTGGTGATGGGGGTACCATAAAGGGATTAAATAGGATACAAAGGCAGTTTGTTGAGAAACAAAGGTGAGGAGATGGGAGTTAGAAATGGTTTTAAGATTCCAGAAGagattttggaagaaaaacaaaaagaaaagaaagaaagaaagaaagaaaaaaagaaatggttttaaGAGAGTGTCAAACATCTGAAATCCCTGTTGAGAGCAACAGGAAATGGACAGAACAGCAATACTAAAGGCCCAGGTGGGGATGGATATCATACATCTGTAGAAATGCCAGTATACACAGTTGTGTGATTTTCTTCAGTAGCACTTAGCTTCCAAAATGTAAATTTGGATTTGGCAGGCAAGGACCAGAGGGATAATGGTGCTGGTATGAAAATCAGCAGAACATTTGGCTATGAGGCACAGGCTAgctagagaaggaaagaaagcccaGTGGGAGGATAAatggaataaagtaaaaatgcaaaGGTATGGCAATGAGCTAATTaaaggttattttaaataaagtctgGGACATATGGAGCTAAGGAACAGAGTCCCATCTCCCACAGACTTAATACCGAAGAACAACCAAGCTGTTTTGGTGATTGAGATTTATGGTACTTGAGAGGGAAATATGACAAACTCACCAAACAGTCACGCTGCAGGGTCTTACAAAGAGCATTATACATGTCAGCATCCAAAAAAAGACCATCAGGGATGTCTTGTAAGAAGTCCAGGTCTTTAAAGGTGGGGAGAGGCTTCTCTCGCTCTTTTTGGGAAGCCCGTCGTTTGTAGGTTGAGCCCTTGAGGTCATATTTGATATGCATTTTGACTGACCGGGGTAAGAGATTGTTCATCACCACAATTCGAATGTTCTTGCCACCTGCCTGCACACAGTACAGTCCATAAAATTTAGGCAACAAAGTCCGAGGGTTCTGGTTGAGGTTCtgagagcacaaaagtaaaaagtTGTAGGAGAACAAGTTAGCTATTTTTCAGTGAAACTCAAGGACAAAAGTTGCCACccatcctccctttctctcctacGTGGGATTCAGACACAATCTGTCTGCCCATAAACCCACatcatatttgtttaaaatttcctaatGCATCTATTTCAATGATGAGATCACCACCAAGCTGAACCACAGACCCTCTGATATAATAATCAGTCAGGATACCAAACATATGACTGATATATTCCTT is a genomic window of Eulemur rufifrons isolate Redbay chromosome 8, OSU_ERuf_1, whole genome shotgun sequence containing:
- the PIP5K1A gene encoding phosphatidylinositol 4-phosphate 5-kinase type-1 alpha isoform X5, producing the protein MASASPAPSAVAVGFSSSDPGVPSCASTSASGIKRPTASEVLYTSGMPIKKIGHRGVDSSGETTYKKTTSSALKGAIQLGITHTVGSLSTKPERDVLMQDFYVVESIFFPSEGSNLTPAHHYNDFRFKTYAPVAFRYFRELFGIRPDDYLYSLCSEPLIELCSSGASGSLFYVSSDDEFIIKTVQHKEAEFLQKLLPGYYMNLNQNPRTLLPKFYGLYCVQAGGKNIRIVVMNNLLPRSVKMHIKYDLKGSTYKRRASQKEREKPLPTFKDLDFLQDIPDGLFLDADMYNALCKTLQRDCLVLQSFKIMDYSLLMSIHNIDHAQREALSCETQYLVDTRRPAPQKALYSTAMESIQGEARRGGTMETDDHMGGIPARNSKGERLLLYIGIIDILQSYRFVKKLEHSWKALVHDGDTVSVHRPGFYAERFQRFMCNTVFKKIPCVHIGRPDVLPQTPPLEEISEGSPIPDPGFSPIVRETLQMLTTSTTLEKLEVAESEFSH
- the PIP5K1A gene encoding phosphatidylinositol 4-phosphate 5-kinase type-1 alpha isoform X3; the encoded protein is MASASPAPSAVAVGFSSSDPGVPSCASTSASGIKRPTASEVLYTSGMPIKKIGHRGVDSSGETTYKKTTSSALKGAIQLGITHTVGSLSTKPERDVLMQDFYVVESIFFPSEGSNLTPAHHYNDFRFKTYAPVAFRYFRELFGIRPDDYLYSLCSEPLIELCSSGASGSLFYVSSDDEFIIKTVQHKEAEFLQKLLPGYYMNLNQNPRTLLPKFYGLYCVQAGGKNIRIVVMNNLLPRSVKMHIKYDLKGSTYKRRASQKEREKPLPTFKDLDFLQDIPDGLFLDADMYNALCKTLQRDCLVLQSFKIMDYSLLMSIHNIDHAQREALSCETQYLVDTRRPAPQKALYSTAMESIQGEARRGGTMETDDHMGGIPARNSKGERLLLYIGIIDILQSYRFVKKLEHSWKALVHDGDTVSVHRPGFYAERFQRFMCNTVFKKIPLKPSPSKKFRSGSSFSRRAGPSGNSCITYQPSVSGEHKAQVTTKAEVEPGVHIGRPDVLPQTPPLEEISEGSPIPDPGFSPIVRETLQMLTTSTTLEKLEVAESEFSH
- the PIP5K1A gene encoding phosphatidylinositol 4-phosphate 5-kinase type-1 alpha isoform X4, giving the protein MASASPAPSAVAVGFSSSDPGVPSCASTSAASGIKRPTASEVLYTSGMPIKKIGHRGVDSSGETTYKKTTSSALKGAIQLGITHTVGSLSTKPERDVLMQDFYVVESIFFPSEGSNLTPAHHYNDFRFKTYAPVAFRYFRELFGIRPDDYLYSLCSEPLIELCSSGASGSLFYVSSDDEFIIKTVQHKEAEFLQKLLPGYYMNLNQNPRTLLPKFYGLYCVQAGGKNIRIVVMNNLLPRSVKMHIKYDLKGSTYKRRASQKEREKPLPTFKDLDFLQDIPDGLFLDADMYNALCKTLQRDCLVLQSFKIMDYSLLMSIHNIDHAQREALSCETQYLVDTRRPAPQKALYSTAMESIQGEARRGGTMETDDQFVKKLEHSWKALVHDGDTVSVHRPGFYAERFQRFMCNTVFKKIPLKPSPSKKFRSGSSFSRRAGPSGNSCITYQPSVSGEHKAQVTTKAEVEPGVHIGRPDVLPQTPPLEEISEGSPIPDPGFSPIVRETLQMLTTSTTLEKLEVAESEFSH
- the PIP5K1A gene encoding phosphatidylinositol 4-phosphate 5-kinase type-1 alpha isoform X2, which produces MASASPAPSAVAVGFSSSDPGVPSCASTSAASGIKRPTASEVLYTSGMPIKKIGHRGVDSSGETTYKKTTSSALKGAIQLGITHTVGSLSTKPERDVLMQDFYVVESIFFPSEGSNLTPAHHYNDFRFKTYAPVAFRYFRELFGIRPDDYLYSLCSEPLIELCSSGASGSLFYVSSDDEFIIKTVQHKEAEFLQKLLPGYYMNLNQNPRTLLPKFYGLYCVQAGGKNIRIVVMNNLLPRSVKMHIKYDLKGSTYKRRASQKEREKPLPTFKDLDFLQDIPDGLFLDADMYNALCKTLQRDCLVLQSFKIMDYSLLMSIHNIDHAQREALSCETQYLVDTRRPAPQKALYSTAMESIQGEARRGGTMETDDHMGGIPARNSKGERLLLYIGIIDILQSYRFVKKLEHSWKALVHDGDTVSVHRPGFYAERFQRFMCNTVFKKIPLKPSPSKKFRSGSSFSRRAGPSGNSCITYQPSVSGEHKAQVTTKAEVEPGVHIGRPDVLPQTPPLEEISEGSPIPDPGFSPIVRETLQMLTTSTTLEKLEVAESEFSH
- the PIP5K1A gene encoding phosphatidylinositol 4-phosphate 5-kinase type-1 alpha isoform X1, with amino-acid sequence MASASPAPSAVAVGFSSSDPGVPSCASTSVTPLNNEISPDDILLTLQPSVTAASGIKRPTASEVLYTSGMPIKKIGHRGVDSSGETTYKKTTSSALKGAIQLGITHTVGSLSTKPERDVLMQDFYVVESIFFPSEGSNLTPAHHYNDFRFKTYAPVAFRYFRELFGIRPDDYLYSLCSEPLIELCSSGASGSLFYVSSDDEFIIKTVQHKEAEFLQKLLPGYYMNLNQNPRTLLPKFYGLYCVQAGGKNIRIVVMNNLLPRSVKMHIKYDLKGSTYKRRASQKEREKPLPTFKDLDFLQDIPDGLFLDADMYNALCKTLQRDCLVLQSFKIMDYSLLMSIHNIDHAQREALSCETQYLVDTRRPAPQKALYSTAMESIQGEARRGGTMETDDHMGGIPARNSKGERLLLYIGIIDILQSYRFVKKLEHSWKALVHDGDTVSVHRPGFYAERFQRFMCNTVFKKIPLKPSPSKKFRSGSSFSRRAGPSGNSCITYQPSVSGEHKAQVTTKAEVEPGVHIGRPDVLPQTPPLEEISEGSPIPDPGFSPIVRETLQMLTTSTTLEKLEVAESEFSH